A window of Psychroflexus sp. ALD_RP9 contains these coding sequences:
- a CDS encoding S41 family peptidase: protein MKKSFIIFSLVSILGLGLFSFKSIKNDFFEIAKQIEIFTNLYKEINMNYVDEVNPAELMDTAITAMLADLDPYTVYYNEQEVQNGKLNYAANFSGIGIQVDVFSDKLLVKSVKKNSPANQSGVKIGDEIIQINQVRINQYQDDAGTLLKGKPGSKVKLTVKRNNSTKTLQITRERDKKIAVPFYKLVDESGYIVLSQFSRSASDEVIEAFSDLKDQGATSIILDLRNNPGGLLSEAINIVNIFVEKGTTIVTTKSIIEKYNRTYVTQNRALDTQIPVAVLINSNSASASEIVSGSLQDLDRGVIIGHRSFGKGLVQRPKPLNYGTQAKITISRYYTPSGRSIQSLDYIDGEAVRKTEDTYQKFTTKNGRDVFSGGGVMPDVLLNQDQQSDFVKDLVNKNQIFNFILNQSKTEMSLDEIAQINLMKDFKSYLNDVYFNYQTKTEVQLQKLKTSAENEVIFNQINRQIKDLEDQLASIEDDLLQQSAEAINLLLHQELVRHQYFEDGVYQYQVKYGETVKTAVNLLSNIKKYQNVLQP from the coding sequence TAGTTTTAAATCTATTAAAAACGACTTTTTTGAAATTGCTAAACAAATTGAAATCTTCACGAATTTATATAAAGAAATTAATATGAATTATGTAGATGAAGTAAATCCTGCTGAATTGATGGATACAGCTATAACTGCTATGTTAGCTGATTTAGATCCTTATACCGTTTATTATAATGAGCAAGAAGTGCAGAATGGTAAATTAAACTATGCTGCAAATTTTTCTGGAATTGGTATTCAAGTAGATGTATTTAGCGATAAACTCTTAGTTAAATCGGTTAAAAAAAATAGTCCTGCAAACCAAAGCGGAGTTAAAATTGGTGATGAAATTATACAAATTAATCAAGTACGCATCAATCAATACCAAGATGATGCGGGAACTTTGCTAAAAGGAAAACCTGGTAGTAAAGTAAAACTAACTGTTAAACGAAATAACAGCACAAAAACACTACAAATTACCCGTGAACGCGATAAAAAAATAGCAGTACCTTTTTATAAATTGGTCGATGAATCTGGTTATATAGTGCTATCACAATTTAGTCGTTCAGCTTCTGATGAAGTAATAGAAGCTTTTTCTGATTTAAAAGATCAAGGCGCAACTTCTATTATTCTTGACTTAAGGAATAATCCTGGAGGTTTACTTTCTGAAGCCATCAATATTGTTAACATTTTTGTAGAAAAAGGCACTACTATTGTCACTACAAAATCTATTATCGAAAAATATAATCGCACTTATGTTACTCAAAATCGTGCTCTAGATACCCAAATTCCAGTTGCTGTTTTAATCAACTCTAACAGTGCTTCAGCTAGTGAAATTGTCTCTGGTAGCCTTCAAGATTTAGATCGTGGCGTTATTATTGGGCATCGTAGTTTTGGTAAAGGCTTAGTACAAAGACCTAAACCACTTAATTATGGTACGCAAGCTAAAATTACCATTTCACGCTATTATACACCAAGTGGTAGAAGTATTCAATCTTTAGATTATATTGATGGTGAAGCAGTTAGAAAAACAGAAGATACTTACCAAAAATTTACGACTAAAAATGGTCGTGATGTATTTAGTGGTGGCGGTGTGATGCCTGATGTGTTATTAAACCAAGACCAACAGTCTGATTTTGTAAAAGATTTAGTTAATAAAAATCAAATCTTCAATTTTATTTTAAATCAATCTAAGACTGAAATGAGCTTAGATGAAATTGCTCAGATAAATTTAATGAAGGATTTTAAGTCTTATTTAAATGATGTCTATTTTAACTATCAAACTAAAACTGAAGTACAATTGCAAAAACTTAAAACTTCAGCTGAAAATGAAGTAATATTTAATCAAATTAATCGTCAAATTAAAGATTTAGAAGACCAATTAGCTTCAATTGAAGATGATTTACTTCAACAATCAGCTGAAGCAATAAATCTGTTACTACATCAAGAATTGGTAAGACATCAATACTTTGAAGATGGCGTTTATCAATATCAAGTAAAGTATGGCGAAACTGTAAAAACAGCGGTTAATCTTTTAAGTAACATCAAGAAGTATCAAAACGTTTTACAGCCTTAA